From one Rattus norvegicus strain BN/NHsdMcwi chromosome 7, GRCr8, whole genome shotgun sequence genomic stretch:
- the Gipc3 gene encoding PDZ domain-containing protein GIPC3 — protein MDSAAPREPGATEPPARARPRLVFRTQLAHGSPTGRIEGFTNVRELYAKIAEAFGIAPTEILFCTLNSHKVDMQKLLGGQIGLEDFIFAHVRGETKEVEVTKTEDALGLTITDNGAGYAFIKRIKEGSIINRIEAVCVGDSIEAINDHSIVGCRHYEVAKMLRELPKSQPFTLRLVQPRRAFDMIGQRSRSSKCPVEAKVSSGRETLRLRSGGAATVEEAPSDVEAAAARRVDDLLESYMGIRDPELAAAVVETARSSVGAQAFARGLDAVLGEFAFPDEFVVEVWAAIGEAHDACG, from the exons ATGGACAGTGCTGCGCCCCGCGAGCCCGGGGCCACCGAGCCCCCGGCCCGCGCGCGCCCGCGCCTAGTGTTCCGCACGCAGCTGGCGCACGGCAGCCCGACTGGCAGGATCGAGGGCTTCACGAACGTCCGAGAGCTCTACGCCAAGATCGCGGAGGCCTTCGGCATCGCGCCTACTGAG ATCCTATTCTGCACCCTCAACAGTCACAAAGTGGACATGCAGAAGTTGCTGGGGGGACAGATTGGGCTAGAAGACTTCATCTTTGCGCACGTGCGTGGAGAGACCAAAGAAGTGGAGGTTACCAAAACGGAGGACGCTCTAGGACTGACCATTACAGACAACGGGGCTGGATACGCCTTCATCAAG AGAATCAAGGAAGGCAGCATTATCAACAGGATTGAGGCGGTGTGCGTGGGGGATAGCATCGAGGCCATCAATGACCACTCTATTGTGGGCTGCCGGCACTACGAGGTGGCCAAAATGCTACGGGAACTGCCCAAATCTCAGCCCTTCACCCTGCGTCTAGTGCAGCCCCGGAGAGCCTTCG ATATGATTGGtcagaggagcaggagcagcaagtgTCCTGTGGAAGCTAAAGTGAGCAGCGGGAGGGAGACCCTGCGCCTGCGCTCAGGGGGCGCTGCCACTGTGGAAGAGGCG CCCAGCGACGTGGAAGCGGCAGCGGCGCGCAGGGTGGACGACCTACTGGAGAGCTACATGGGCATCCGAGACCCCGAGCTGG CGGCCGCGGTGGTGGAGACTGCTCGGAGCTCGGTGGGAGCCCAGGCCTTCGCACGCGGCCTGGACGCTGTTCTGGGCGAGTTCGCCTTTCCAGACGAGTTCGTGGTGGAGGTGTGGGCAGCCATCGGCGAGGCCCACGACGCTTGTGGCTAG
- the Tbxa2r gene encoding thromboxane A2 receptor isoform X1 produces the protein MWLNSTSLGACFRPVNITLQERRAIASPWFAASFCALGLGSNLLALSVLAGARPGAGPRSSFLALLCGLVLTDFLGLLVTGAVVASQHAALLDWRATDPGCRLCHFMGAAMVFFGLCPLLLGAAMAAERFVGITRPFSRPAATSRRAWATVGLVWVGAGTLGLLPLLGLGRYSVQYPGSWCFLTLGAERGDVAFGLMFALLGSVSVGLSLLLNTVSVATLCRVYHAREATQRPRDCEVEMMVQLVGIMVVATVCWMPLLVFILQTLLQTLPVMSPSGQLLRTTERQLLIYLRVATWNQILDPWVYILFRRSVLRRLHPRFTSQLQAVSLHSPPTQAMLSGP, from the exons ATGTGGCTCAACAGCACCTCGCTGGGGGCATGCTTCCGCCCAGTGAACATCACGCTGCAGGAGCGACGTGCCATCGCGTCGCCATGGTTCGCGGCATCCTTCTGCGCACTGGGCCTGGGGTCCAACCTGCTGGCGCTGAGTGTGCTGGCCGGGGCGCGACCTGGGGCGGGACCCCGCTCCTCCTTCCTCGCTTTGCTGTGCGGCCTCGTCCTCACCGACTTCCTGGGGCTGCTGGTCACCGGCGCTGTCGTGGCGTCGCAACACGCCGCCTTGTTGGACTGGCGTGCCACTGATCCAGGTTGCCGCCTTTGCCACTTCATGGGCGCGGCCATGGTGTTCTTCGGGCTGTGTCCCCTGCTCCTGGGGGCCGCGATGGCTGCAGAGCGCTTCGTGGGCATCACACGGCCCTTCTCACGACCCGCAGCCACGTCGCGCCGCGCCTGGGCCACTGTGGGGCTGGTGTGGGTGGGGGCCGGGACTCTCGGGCTGCTGCCACTGCTGGGGCTCGGCCGCTACAGTGTGCAGTACCCCGGCTCCTGGTGCTTCCTGACTCTTGGGGCGGAGCGCGGCGACGTGGCCTTCGGGCTCATGTTTGCTCTCCTGGGCAGCGTGTCCGTGGGGCTGTCCCTCCTGCTCAACACCGTGAGCGTGGCCACGCTCTGCCGCGTCTACCATGCGCGCGAGGCCACACAGCGCCCCCGGGACTGTGAGGTGGAGATGATGGTTCAGCTCGTAGGCATCATGGTGGTGGCCACGGTGTGTTGGATGCCCTTGCTG GTCTTCATCCTGCAGACCTTGCTGCAGACGCTACCTGTCATGAGCCCCTCCGGACAGCTGTTGCGGACCACGGAGCGCCAACTGCTCATCTACCTACGCGTGGCCACATGGAACCAGATCTTGGACCCCTGGGTCTACATCCTCTTCCGTAGGTCCGTGCTTCGACGCCTGCATCCAAGGTTCACTTCCCAGCTCCAGGCTGTGTCCTTGCACTCACCCCCCACACAGGCCATGCTCAGTGGACCCTGA
- the Cactin gene encoding splicing factor Cactin translates to MRGAGRQMGSHSRSRSRSAGRRSRKQRSRSRSCSRSRSRSRSRSRSRSHGGSGRRRREHERRRERKRRSRGRRSDSEGNRVQKSRRRSRSLRPPRWHSQDRSSHSDSGEEQAQGSRARKGHRHSWSPGSSASSSDSPRRSRSPGVAALAASQQQSLQERLRLREERKQQEELLKAFETPEEKRARRLAKKEAKERKKREKMGWGEEYMGYTNTDNPFGDNNLLGTFIWNKALEKKGIGHLEEKELKERNKRIQEENRLELQKVKQLRLEREREKAMREQELELLQREKEAEHFKTWEEQEDSFHLRQAKLRSKIRIRDGRAKPIDLLAKYISAEDDDLAVEMHEPYTFLNGLTVADMEDLLEDIQVYMELEQGKNVDFWRDMTTITEDEIAKLRKLEASGKGPGERREGVNASVSSDVQSVFKGKTYNQLQVIFQGIEGKIRAGGPNLDMGYWESLLQQLRAHMARARLRERHQDVLRQKLFKLKQEQGVESEPLFPILKSEPTATHSPEPEERPPSPGTSVDPVEPEETTAAGEAEGEADGEAVLMEEDLIQQSLADYDAGRYSPRLLTAHELPLDAHVLEPHEDLQRLQLSRQQLQATGDASESAEDIFFRRAREGMGQDEAQFSVEMPLGGRAYLWADKYRPRKPRFFNRVHTGFEWNKYNQTHYDFDNPPPKIVQGYKFNIFYPDLIRKRATPEYFLEACADNRDFAILRFHAGPPYEDIAFKIVSREWEYSHRHGFRCQFANGIFQLWFHFKRYRYRR, encoded by the exons ATGCGCGGCGCGGGCCGCCAAATGGGTTCGCACTCTCGCTCGCGCTCACGATCTGCGGGTCGTAGGAGTCGGAAGCAGCGGAGTAGGAGTAGAAGCTGCAGCAGGAGCCGGAGCCgaagccggagccggagccggagccggagccatGGGGGGAGCGGCCGAAGGCGACGGGAACATGAGCGGCGGCGCGAACGCAAACGGCGCAGTCGAGGGCGCAG GTCAGATTCGGAAGGAAACCGTGTGCAGAAGTCTAGGAGGCGAAGCCGGAGCCTTCGGCCACCCCGATGGCACTCACAGGACCGGTCCTCACACTCTGACTCGGGTGAGGAGCAAGCACAGGGCTCCCGAGCCCGGAAGGGTCACAGGCATTCGTGGTCCCCAGGGTCATCAGCATCTAGCTCTGACTCCCCAAGACGCTCCCGGAGTCCTGGAGTAGCTGCCCTGGCCGCGAGTCAGCAGCAGAGCCTTCAGGAACGGCTGCGGCTTCGTGAGGAGCGAAAGCAGCAAGAAGAGCTGCTCAAGGCCTTCGAGACACCCGAGGAGAAGCGTGCCCGGCGACTGGCCAAGAAAGAAGCTAAGGAGCGCAAGAAGCGTGAGAAGATGGGCTGGGGTGAGGAGTACATGGGCTACACCAACACCGACAACCCCTTTGGAGACAACAACCTGCTGGGCACTTTTATCTGGAACAAAGCCTTGGAGAAAAAAGGCATCGGTCACCTGGAggaaaaggagctgaaggaacgTAACAAGAGGATCCAGGAGGAGAACCGGCTAGAGCTGCAAAAG GTAAAACAGCTGCGGCTGGAGCGGGAACGGGAGAAGGCCATGCGGGAGCAGGAACTGGAACTGTTGCAAcgggagaaggaggcagagcaCTTTAAGAcctgggaggagcaggaggacagCTTCCACTTGCGGCAGGCCAAGCTTCG TTCCAAGATCCGAATCCGAGACGGGCGGGCCAAGCCCATTGACTTGCTGGCCAAGTACATCAGTGCAGAGGACGATGACCTGGCAGTGGAGATGCATGAACCTTACACCTTCCTCAACGGCCTCACGGTGGCAGACATGGAGGACCTGCTAGAGGACATCCAG GTGTACATGGAGCTGGAGCAGGGCAAGAACGTGGACTTCTGGCGAGACATGACAACCATCACAGAGGATGAGATTGCCAAGCTCCGCAAGCTGGAGGCCTCGGGCAAGGGCCCAG GTGAGCGCCGTGAGGGGGTCAACGCCTCGGTCAGCTCTGACGTGCAGTCCGTCTTCAAGGGAAAGACGTACAACCAGCTGCAGGTCATCTTCCAGGGCATCGAAGGCAAGATCCGTGCCGGCGGCCCCAACCTCGACATGGGCTACTGGGAGAGCCTGCTGCAGCAGTTGCGCGCGCACATGGCCAGGGCCAG GCTCCGTGAGCGCCACCAAGATGTCCTTAGACAGAAGCTGTTCAAACTGAAGCAGGAGCAGGGTGTGGAGAGTGAGCCGCTGTTTCCCATCCTCAAGTCAGAGCCCACAGCCACTCACAG CCCTGAACCTGAGGAACGGCCTCCCAGCCCTGGGACTTCAGTGGACCCCGTGGAACCCGAGGAGACCACAGCAGCAGgcgaggcagagggagaggcagatggCGAGGCAGTGCTGATGGAGGAGGACCTGATCCAGCAGAGCCTGGCAGACTATGACGCTGGCCGCTACAGCCCACGACTGCTCACCGCGCACGAGTTGCCTTTGGACGCGCATGTGCTGGAGCCGCATGAGGACCTGCAGCGCCTGCAGCTGTCTCGCCAGCAGCTTCAGGCTACAG GTGACGCGAGCGAGAGTGCTGAGGACATCTTCTTCCGGCGTGCGAGGGAGGGCATGGGGCAGGATGAGGCACAGTTCAGCGTGGAGATGCCACTGGGTGGCCGCGCCTACCTGTGGGCCGACAAGTATCGGCCGCGGAAGCCGCGATTCTTTAACCGTGTGCACACAGGCTTTGAATGGAACAAATATAACCAGACACATTATGACTTTGACAACCCTCCACCCAAGATCGTGCAGGGCTACAAATTTAACATCTTCTACCCGGACCTCATCCGCAAACGTGCCACACCAGAGTACTTCCTGGAGGCCTGCGCTGACAACCGGGACTTTGCCATCCTGCGTTTCCACGCAGGCCCGCCCTACGAGGACATCGCCTTCAAGATCGTCAGTCGAGAATGGGAGTACTCGCACCGCCATGGCTTCCGCTGCCAGTTTGCCAATGGAATCTTCCAGCTCTGGTTCCACTTCAAGCGCTACCGCTACCGCCGGTGA
- the Cactin gene encoding splicing factor Cactin isoform X1: MRGAGRQMGSHSRSRSRSAGRRSRKQRSRSRSCSRSRSRSRSRSRSRSHGGSGRRRREHERRRERKRRSRGRSRSDSEGNRVQKSRRRSRSLRPPRWHSQDRSSHSDSGEEQAQGSRARKGHRHSWSPGSSASSSDSPRRSRSPGVAALAASQQQSLQERLRLREERKQQEELLKAFETPEEKRARRLAKKEAKERKKREKMGWGEEYMGYTNTDNPFGDNNLLGTFIWNKALEKKGIGHLEEKELKERNKRIQEENRLELQKVKQLRLEREREKAMREQELELLQREKEAEHFKTWEEQEDSFHLRQAKLRSKIRIRDGRAKPIDLLAKYISAEDDDLAVEMHEPYTFLNGLTVADMEDLLEDIQVYMELEQGKNVDFWRDMTTITEDEIAKLRKLEASGKGPGERREGVNASVSSDVQSVFKGKTYNQLQVIFQGIEGKIRAGGPNLDMGYWESLLQQLRAHMARARLRERHQDVLRQKLFKLKQEQGVESEPLFPILKSEPTATHSPEPEERPPSPGTSVDPVEPEETTAAGEAEGEADGEAVLMEEDLIQQSLADYDAGRYSPRLLTAHELPLDAHVLEPHEDLQRLQLSRQQLQATGDASESAEDIFFRRAREGMGQDEAQFSVEMPLGGRAYLWADKYRPRKPRFFNRVHTGFEWNKYNQTHYDFDNPPPKIVQGYKFNIFYPDLIRKRATPEYFLEACADNRDFAILRFHAGPPYEDIAFKIVSREWEYSHRHGFRCQFANGIFQLWFHFKRYRYRR; encoded by the exons ATGCGCGGCGCGGGCCGCCAAATGGGTTCGCACTCTCGCTCGCGCTCACGATCTGCGGGTCGTAGGAGTCGGAAGCAGCGGAGTAGGAGTAGAAGCTGCAGCAGGAGCCGGAGCCgaagccggagccggagccggagccggagccatGGGGGGAGCGGCCGAAGGCGACGGGAACATGAGCGGCGGCGCGAACGCAAACGGCGCAGTCGAGGGCGCAG CAGGTCAGATTCGGAAGGAAACCGTGTGCAGAAGTCTAGGAGGCGAAGCCGGAGCCTTCGGCCACCCCGATGGCACTCACAGGACCGGTCCTCACACTCTGACTCGGGTGAGGAGCAAGCACAGGGCTCCCGAGCCCGGAAGGGTCACAGGCATTCGTGGTCCCCAGGGTCATCAGCATCTAGCTCTGACTCCCCAAGACGCTCCCGGAGTCCTGGAGTAGCTGCCCTGGCCGCGAGTCAGCAGCAGAGCCTTCAGGAACGGCTGCGGCTTCGTGAGGAGCGAAAGCAGCAAGAAGAGCTGCTCAAGGCCTTCGAGACACCCGAGGAGAAGCGTGCCCGGCGACTGGCCAAGAAAGAAGCTAAGGAGCGCAAGAAGCGTGAGAAGATGGGCTGGGGTGAGGAGTACATGGGCTACACCAACACCGACAACCCCTTTGGAGACAACAACCTGCTGGGCACTTTTATCTGGAACAAAGCCTTGGAGAAAAAAGGCATCGGTCACCTGGAggaaaaggagctgaaggaacgTAACAAGAGGATCCAGGAGGAGAACCGGCTAGAGCTGCAAAAG GTAAAACAGCTGCGGCTGGAGCGGGAACGGGAGAAGGCCATGCGGGAGCAGGAACTGGAACTGTTGCAAcgggagaaggaggcagagcaCTTTAAGAcctgggaggagcaggaggacagCTTCCACTTGCGGCAGGCCAAGCTTCG TTCCAAGATCCGAATCCGAGACGGGCGGGCCAAGCCCATTGACTTGCTGGCCAAGTACATCAGTGCAGAGGACGATGACCTGGCAGTGGAGATGCATGAACCTTACACCTTCCTCAACGGCCTCACGGTGGCAGACATGGAGGACCTGCTAGAGGACATCCAG GTGTACATGGAGCTGGAGCAGGGCAAGAACGTGGACTTCTGGCGAGACATGACAACCATCACAGAGGATGAGATTGCCAAGCTCCGCAAGCTGGAGGCCTCGGGCAAGGGCCCAG GTGAGCGCCGTGAGGGGGTCAACGCCTCGGTCAGCTCTGACGTGCAGTCCGTCTTCAAGGGAAAGACGTACAACCAGCTGCAGGTCATCTTCCAGGGCATCGAAGGCAAGATCCGTGCCGGCGGCCCCAACCTCGACATGGGCTACTGGGAGAGCCTGCTGCAGCAGTTGCGCGCGCACATGGCCAGGGCCAG GCTCCGTGAGCGCCACCAAGATGTCCTTAGACAGAAGCTGTTCAAACTGAAGCAGGAGCAGGGTGTGGAGAGTGAGCCGCTGTTTCCCATCCTCAAGTCAGAGCCCACAGCCACTCACAG CCCTGAACCTGAGGAACGGCCTCCCAGCCCTGGGACTTCAGTGGACCCCGTGGAACCCGAGGAGACCACAGCAGCAGgcgaggcagagggagaggcagatggCGAGGCAGTGCTGATGGAGGAGGACCTGATCCAGCAGAGCCTGGCAGACTATGACGCTGGCCGCTACAGCCCACGACTGCTCACCGCGCACGAGTTGCCTTTGGACGCGCATGTGCTGGAGCCGCATGAGGACCTGCAGCGCCTGCAGCTGTCTCGCCAGCAGCTTCAGGCTACAG GTGACGCGAGCGAGAGTGCTGAGGACATCTTCTTCCGGCGTGCGAGGGAGGGCATGGGGCAGGATGAGGCACAGTTCAGCGTGGAGATGCCACTGGGTGGCCGCGCCTACCTGTGGGCCGACAAGTATCGGCCGCGGAAGCCGCGATTCTTTAACCGTGTGCACACAGGCTTTGAATGGAACAAATATAACCAGACACATTATGACTTTGACAACCCTCCACCCAAGATCGTGCAGGGCTACAAATTTAACATCTTCTACCCGGACCTCATCCGCAAACGTGCCACACCAGAGTACTTCCTGGAGGCCTGCGCTGACAACCGGGACTTTGCCATCCTGCGTTTCCACGCAGGCCCGCCCTACGAGGACATCGCCTTCAAGATCGTCAGTCGAGAATGGGAGTACTCGCACCGCCATGGCTTCCGCTGCCAGTTTGCCAATGGAATCTTCCAGCTCTGGTTCCACTTCAAGCGCTACCGCTACCGCCGGTGA